From the Meriones unguiculatus strain TT.TT164.6M chromosome 12, Bangor_MerUng_6.1, whole genome shotgun sequence genome, one window contains:
- the LOC110542947 gene encoding LOW QUALITY PROTEIN: selection and upkeep of intraepithelial T-cells protein 8-like (The sequence of the model RefSeq protein was modified relative to this genomic sequence to represent the inferred CDS: deleted 2 bases in 1 codon), whose product MMKPEFSYFSVYCLSFLLLQVVISSEKLMVTTPKRHVLARVGGQAELSCQVTPPHSTEHMEVGWFRSGHSQPVYLYRGGHERIEEAAPEYANRTEFVKEAIGKGKVALRIRNISISDDGLYRCSFNDDGFSDVNLNVTAVGLETQIYIQAPDADGVMVECNSGGWFPKPQMQWRDSRGQALPHSSKSYSRDEARLFHLKMTLFLTNRSQGTVTCCIFNPVSGEEKQTSIILAHDLFNRDHIWMSILVFIACIMLAVFVIFIGFFVYLKYIGYFWIGPGSSSGCLPKCLHVLNSGPVQILSFLACTVVLFAVYLPVRKRVSLSDPQFSLYNNWMTELLIVIIFLTVCFVLLITALLLKQRTSSPTCLTKHEKNNDDIMDSHTGLEKAHDVSILHTEL is encoded by the exons ATGATGAAGCCCGAGTTCTCTTACTTTTCTGTATATTGTTTGTCCTTTCTTCTTCTGCAAGTGGTGATATCTTCAG AGAAGTTGATGGTAACTACTCCCAAGAGACACGTATTAGCTAGAGTAGGGGGCCAGGCTGAGCTCAGCTGCCAGGTGACCCCGCCACACAGCACAGAGCATATGGAGGTAGGCTGGTTCAGGAGTGGCCACTCCCAACCTGTTTACCTGTATAGAGGTGGCCATGAACGGATCGAGGAAGCTGCACCTGAATATGCGAATCGCACAGAGTTTGTGAAAGAGGCCATTGGGAAGGGCAAAGTGGCCCTCAGAATCCGTAATATCAGCATTTCAGATGACGGGCTTTACCGATGCTCATTTAATGACGATGGCTTCAGTGACGTGAACCTCAATGTGACGG cTGTTGGACTGGAGACACAGATATATATTCAGGCTCCCGATGCTGATGGGGTCATGGTGGAGTGTAACTCAGGAGGATGGTTCCCAAAGCCTCAAATGCAGTGGCGAGACAGCAGGGGGCAAGCCCTTCCACACTCCTCAAAGTCATATTCCCGGGATGAAGCCAGACTTTTCCACCTGAAGATGACTCTTTTCCTCACAAACAGGTCACAGGGCACCGTTACTTGCTGTATTTTCAACCCTGTATCAGGTGAAGAGAAGCAGACCAGTATCATCCTAGCAC aTGACCTCTTTAATCGAGACCACATTTGGATGAGCATTTTAGTTTTCATTGCATGTATAATGCTTGCTGTATTTGTGATATTCATCGGCTTCTTTGTATATCTGAAGTATATTGGTTACTTTTGGATAGGACCAG GGTCTTCATCTGGATGCTTACCTAAATGTCTTCAtgtattgaactcaggccctgTTCAAATACTGAGTTTCTTAGCCTGTACCGTGGTACTCTTTGCTGTGTATCTGCCAGTCCGGAAGAGAG TCTCTCTTTCAGATCCGCAGTTTTCCTTATACAACAACTGGATGACTGAATTGCTAATTGTGATAATTTTCCTGACTGTTTGCTTTGTCTTACTAATCACCGCCTTATTATTAAAGCAA CGTACATCTTCACCGACGTGTCTGACAAAACATGAGAAGAACAATGATGACATCATGGACAGCCATACTGGACTGGAAAAAGCCCATGATGTCTCAATCCTACATACTGAATTATAA
- the LOC110542745 gene encoding selection and upkeep of intraepithelial T-cells protein 1-like: MGSTGLCFYGHCIVMFLFQMITSSSERFTVTGLEGPVLAPLGGNLELSCQLSPPQQAQHMEIRWFRNLYTEPVHLYRDGKDVFGKIISKYVERTELLRDLIGEGKVTLRIFNVTIDDDGSYHCVFKAGDFYEEHITEVKVTAVNLQVQIHAHPPTTKGVIVECQSGGWFPRPLVEWRDSRGAVIPAASKSQSQDRDRLFNTKISLLIRDGSFQKVTCCLQNPLTGQEERTSVILSDKFFSWNKIWKMILGIILLVMVFSILVSSCLLHQRHNYDFRKWDAPWVIGILIMTSSVVIVISSMVYLHMKQRVPVSDIHFELDTLWLEDISVILCALMVSATMLISYMYFRLRDWSQHNHHQKGLTQTLMDTDAETHNQTLSRVRESRGRERKDYRNQRSQGHHEETYGINEPGLTWAHRD, translated from the exons ATGGGATCTACAGGACTATGTTTTTATGGACACTGTATTGTAATGTTCCTTTTTCAGATGATTACATCAAGCTCAG AACGATTCACAGTGACTGGCCTGGAGGGGCCAGTCTTGGCTCCATTGGGTGGAAACCTTGAACTCAGTTGTCAGTTGTCCCCACCACAACAAGCACAGCACATGGAGATCCGCTGGTTCCGGAACCTGTATACAGAGCCTGTGCACCTGTACAGAGATGGTAAAGACGTGTTTGGAAAAATTATCTCCAAGTACGTGGAGCGGACAGAACTCCTGAGAGATCTGATTGGTGAAGGCAAAGTGACCCTCAGGATCTTTAATGTGACTATTGATGATGACGGATCTTACCACTGTGTCTTCAAAGCTGGTGATTTCTATGAAGAGCACATCACAGAGGTCAAGGTCACAG CCGTAAACTTACAAGTGCAGATTCACGCGCACCCTCCAACTACCAAAGGTGTGATAGTGGAGTGTCAGTCTGGAGGTTGGTTCCCAAGGCCGCTCGTGGAGTGGAGAGACAGCAGAGGAGCCGTCATTCCAGCTGCATCAAAATCCCAGTCACAGGATAGAGACAGACTCTTCAACACGAAGATATCCCTTCTCATTAGAGATGGCTCCTTTCAGAAAGTCACTTGCTGCCTTCAGAACCCTCTCACAGGCCAAGAGGAAAGGACAAGTGTTATCCTATCAG ATaaatttttttcatggaataaGATTTGGAAAATGATTCTAGGCATAATACTACTTGTGATGGTGTTCTCCATTTTGGTTTCCAGTTGTCTGCTACATCAAAGACATAACT ATGATTTCAGGAAGTGGGATGCTCCTTGGGTGATAGGAATATTAATAATGACATCTTCAGTGGTGATTGTCATATCAAGCATGGTGTATTTACATATGAAACAAAGAG TTCCTGTTTCAGATATACATTTTGAATTGGATACTTTGTGGTTGGAAGACATAAGTGTAATCTTGTGTGCGCTGATGGTTTCTGCCACCATGCTCATTTCCTATATGTACTTCAGATTGAGAG ATTGGTCCCAGCATAATCATCATCAGAAAGGCCTCACCCAGACACTGATGgatacagatgcagagacccacaatcagACATTAAGCAGAGTCAGAGAATCCCgtggaagggagagaaaagattaTAGGAACCAgagaagtcaaggacaccacgaggAGACCTACGGAATCAATGAACCTGGGctcacatgggctcacagagactga